In the genome of Capricornis sumatraensis isolate serow.1 chromosome 4, serow.2, whole genome shotgun sequence, the window TTGATAAATTGTTGCAGAAAAGAAGTGCTGGCAGAGATTTTCTATACCCATGTATCTAACtctagttattttctttcaaggCCTATCTTCTATCCTTCCCCCCAGTTCCCCCTGGCTTCTAATTCTCCTCAGCCAAGATTTATTGTATTGATATTAAATGTTACACTATTTAACAATGCCAAGTCCCGCCTCTCTCCTAACCCCacttaagctttttttttccccaatgggCTTCTGCCTTTTTGTATCTTCCACAGGATCCAACAGGATTTCAGTGCTAGCTTGCTAACTGATTTCAATGACTACTGTCCACCTATCATAAAATTCCAAGTATCACAGTTCCCTAAAGGCACTGATGGCCCTTCCTAACCATGCAAAGCTCCTGAAACTGTGATTTAAAGCTTTTAGTGGAATCTCAGAATTCCTGAAGACTGTGTGAAAAGTGCATAAAATACGCTGAGATTATGGAAGCTACAATCCATGTTACCACTACGAGGCTACAGCAGTATGGTGTAAGGTGAAGAGAAAACATAACCTATTTCAGTTTGAAAACCATAACTCTGAAGTACTCTAGGTGTTCACATGATAACACAGTGTAATATCTGATATTTAGAAGCTTGTCCACTGAGTTATATAAATGAGTCATGCTAGGAAATAAGATTTATGGTCTTATGATTTTAATCCGTTTGGCAGTTAATAAGAATTCAGTAAAATAGAGAACATGCATTAAGTGGTCTTTATTGACATTTCACATTAAGTTATTCATGATCAGTTCTTCAGTTAATTATATAAGTATGATGTTATTTTCTATTGGCTGtggaaatttaaatgtaaaataaatacaaaatacattTGTGGTTTAATGAATACtcaagctttttttcccccctctgagGTATTCCTTTCAATCTGGTTTCATCCCAGATCTGTCTTTTTACTTCCCCTTAGGAAGAGTCTATTAAACCACACAATGGATCTGGAACCAATGAAATCGAGTTTTAATCACATTAGACAAACTTTTTGATCTCATCATACAATACCAATACAAAAGCACCACCCATGCCTCTCAATACATTGGACCAGGCGCCTTTGAAGAAAGCCTTGGGTCCTTCATCTTTTGCAATCTTCCGCCAGCAGTCCACTGTCCCCGTGTACATGATATCCGCTGTGGAAACAAACATCATTGGTAAGGGCTGCATAATTCTGGAGGAAAGAGACTTTTCCTCTGAAAGACACCTGCACAGTTTGTTTTCAGTGTTATAAAAGGTCACTTCGAGTCTTCTGCCCAGCTCTAAGCACATTCAATGGGACAGCCCCTCCCCTCGCATAACTGCTGGGTAGGGTCTCTAGATTCCTAGTTCAACTCAAGATCAAGTGAAAACGGGCAATGAACCAGCTAATTCacataagtcaaacagagaaacacGAAGGGAGCAGTGGGGAGCAGAAGTATtaagctggggggtggggggtcctgTTTAttattgatgagaaaactgagatccaATCTCAGATTATACTCTTACAAAGCAAGAGATACAATTACTAggttgaagctgctgctgctgctaagtcacttcagtcgtgtccgactctgtgcgaccccacagacggcagcccaccaggctcctccatccctgggattctccaggcaagaatactggagtgggttgccatttccttctccaatgcatgaaagtgaaaagtcaaagtgaagtagGTTGAAGCAGATGAAACTAATTATACTCAGTGTTTCTTACTGTTACAATGGCAATTTCTTATGTTTCAACCTGTTGAAGCCAAAACTTCCTATTGCCACAAACTGCTGGAGGCCATCTCTCCCCCAGCTAAATCACTCTCCCCAATAATACGTGTAAAACTAGGTaagaaacacttaaaaataaactaGCTGATTACTTCAATTTCTGCACCCAGGCTCTAAGAGAAAAAGGCCTAAGGCCTCTATGATGCTAGCTACCTAGTTAAGTCCACAAACCAGGTGAACCAAACAATATCCCATTTTTGGTGTTCTTACTTCTTtgataaaaacaaaccaaatctTTAAAGGAATAGTTAAGAACATTAGGGAGGATTCATCACaatctttcttaaatttttatctcAATTCTAACAACTTAGAAGAATGCAGGCTGTAAAGAGCACTGACTAGCGTTCTTGAGCAGAAAAGTAAGATTCTCATGGGTCTCGGGCTTACCCCCTTTCCGGCCAGACTGCATCATCATCCTACGGCGGACGGTGTCAAAGGGGTAGGACACCAGCCCCGCAACCGCCGTCACACTCTGGGCGATCATCCAGCTCACAATAATGTGCACATTCTTGGGGTCAGGCAGCATCCCTGTGGGCAGAGCCAAGAAGCCAAATGGCCATGATGTGATTCCTTTCCAAGCAGCTGAGCAAAAAGCAGGTGGGGACGGAGAACAGGGCATTGCAACTCCATGCCCCACCCTCCCAGAAAAGCCTGCCCCGTGAGGGGTGCCTCAGGAGTAATCAAGCAGCCAACGCAAGTTGGTGCCGCCAACCCTCCCTGGACCCGCAAAGCCCGAGCAGTGCCCCGCGCACAGGCCGTGTTGAAGTGGCTCCAAGTTAAACTTGGTAACTGATAAAAGGAGCCAGGCACCCCCTGTGCCCTCTCCGAGTAACTCAAGGCCAGGGTAGTTCAGGAGAGGACAAGGAGAGTCCCCCAGCTATTGATCCCCACCTCACCACCTCCGCAGTTTAGCCCAGGGACTAGGGGAAAGTGAGATTAACAAGACAAAGTCCTGTATGAGTTAGACACCCCTCAGGATCCTCTCTGCACACATCCTCCTCAGCTCTGGGCCCCCTGACGCCCTTCTCTCACCCTTGGCCGTATCATAGACTCCAAAGTAGGCGGCTCTGTAGATAATGATGCCCTGGACCGAGACGTTGAAACCCTGGTAGAGGCCTCTCAGGCCATCAGACTTGAAGATCTTGGTGATACAGTTGCCCAGACCAGTGAACTCCCGCTGGGCGGCACCCTTGCCCACGTCGGCAGCCAGCCTGGTCCTAGCAAAGTCCAGCGGGTAGACAAAGCAGAGGGAGGTGGCCCCAGCTGCCCCACCGGAGGCCAGGTTACCAGCAAAGTAGCGCCAGAACTGCTTATGCCGGTCCACACCCCCCAGGAAGATCTGCTTGTACTTGTCCTTGAAGGCGAAGTTGAGAGCTTGGGTGGGGAAGTAACGGATCACGTTGGCCAGGTTACCCCTCCAGAAGGAGAGAACGCCCTGCTCTTTGGGGATTCTCACCACGCAATCAATGATCCCTTTGTACTGCTTCTCGGCACTGATCTGTTTGCTGGCATGCTGGACCTGCAGCAGGGagaggggcgggggaggagggagatgggggggGGACAGGGAGGGCCGAGAGAAGAGGGCAGGAGAACAAGAAGGTTTGTGCTTCCTGATTTCCTTGTTTAAAAAGTATGGGGAAATCAAATGAACACTGAGTAAACTGAAGTCTTAGCTACTTGGACACTGAGTCCCCTAAACCCAGTTTGCCTCAATTACCAGGGCATTTGAGAGAAACCGTTCTGCTCCAAAATACACTGAAAAGGATGATCTGATTACGTAAAGGGAGACATTGATTTGCTGCATTTTCCCTAGGTGCCAGAACTGTACTAGGGGTTTATTACTGGGAGACAGAAATAATTAAAGATCCCTGGCCCAAAGAACACCTGCTCTGATCTGACAGATATGATCGGCAGGAGGTGAGGATTCCTCAGTCTCTCTTTAGTGTCCCTGAAGACACAGTCTCTGAGTAGTAAAGAAGAAGGAATCCACTCAGCATTGGAGCCTGACATTTTCCAAGCATATCCAAATAATCAATTATTGAGGAGTTGTTGCTGTGGGCCATTTATTGGGGTTTTTTCTTGTTATTGATCATTTTGACTCCCAAATTGAGAATGCCCAGTTCCTCATGTAGGGGTCCTTGctttttgcggggggggggggggcggtgagaTGAGGAGAACAAGCCATTCAGAGATCAGGGCTGGGGAGGAAAAGATTTGGGGAAAGGATGAATAAGGCCATCTgagtttattttgaaaagtgtTGGTCTCTCAAGACCTGTTCCTTTATGTGCAAAATGGGGGAAACAGTATCTGTTTTACAGAGGTCATaccaaaatgaatgaataatagaaTAATGGCTATAGCATGGCACACTGGACACTGTAATAATCTTGAGTAGTAATTATTTCGATGTTGTTAATCGTAAAAGGTGGATGCTGAGAAGAGGGTGCAAGGGGGTCTGAAAATCAAGAGGTGAGGCTGACCCAAGAGGCCTGAGTGCCCGCGCTGTCCCCGGAGCAGGATCTGGCTGGCTGCAACCTACTCGGCGTGGGTTTCCATATATAGACACCCGCACGCGGGGCGCCACCCGACACCAGGAATCCGCTACTGACGCTGGACCTGTCTCTGCGCAGAGGGCACCTTCCCCTTCGTGCAGGCCGTGCGCCGGGCCCGGGGCCTAGCGCGGATCTGGGGGCCAGCCCCGAGCCCCGCGACTCGCTGGGGCCCCGCGCGCCCGGTCCCGCGCGCCCGCGCCCCGCTCGCCGCGCCCGCAAGGTCCTCACCTGCAGCAGCAGTTTGACCCTCTCGATGGGCGCGACAGCAGTCTTGGAGATGGCAGCGGCCACGCCGCCGGCCAAGAAGTCCTTCAGGAAGCTCAGAGCCTGATCGCTCATGGTGACAGCCGGGCGCACACCGCCTCCGCGAGACGCGCTCTCGCTGTCTCCGCCCGGGCAGCCCCGGCTTCCCCTGCTCCAGACCCTGCGCGACGCGAAGGGGCCGCTCACCTCACCCCGCTGCCTGCTTTATATACCCTGCCCAGGCTATCGCGAGAGGAGGCGGGGCCCCAGGGCCCCGCTCGCCCCTCTCATTGGCTGGGCGGGTGCTCGGAGCCCCGCCTCCTGACCCGCCCCCTTTTCTGCAGAGGGCAACGGGGGCGAAGGAGCTTCCGGGAGGCAGGGGTGGGCTAGGGGCTGTGCCTGTACTTGGGACGTTTAAAGGGCAAATTCATGTTATCTGTCCCGCGAGTGCAAGGAACACCGtgtctctgcagcatgtgggccaCTGTATTTATAGCACAGGAGGCCTAGGCCGACCTGGACGCGGACACGGGACCCGCGGCCTCCAGCCCCGCTCGCCTTAACCCCGGGTCTGCACGCGACCCGCCCTCGGCCGAGGCGTGGAaggctctcttttcttctttgttactGTGTCCCTCCCCAGAGCTCCCTGCCTGTATGCGGGCCGTTAAAGAGTCGTGAGCgctcaaaaataaattaagatcCGCCAGAATAAATATACTAACGTCACTTGATGCTGTGATTGCTTCATCTAATGTGGCAACCTGCTGAATCCCCTCTCCTGTCCATTCAGATCGGTCAATCATTCATTCCACTAGCAAGTGTTCCTGTGCCCGGCACTCAGCGCCACCAGGACAGGCCGAGTGGTAGGGGGGCCACTAGGT includes:
- the SLC25A4 gene encoding ADP/ATP translocase 1; this encodes MSDQALSFLKDFLAGGVAAAISKTAVAPIERVKLLLQVQHASKQISAEKQYKGIIDCVVRIPKEQGVLSFWRGNLANVIRYFPTQALNFAFKDKYKQIFLGGVDRHKQFWRYFAGNLASGGAAGATSLCFVYPLDFARTRLAADVGKGAAQREFTGLGNCITKIFKSDGLRGLYQGFNVSVQGIIIYRAAYFGVYDTAKGMLPDPKNVHIIVSWMIAQSVTAVAGLVSYPFDTVRRRMMMQSGRKGADIMYTGTVDCWRKIAKDEGPKAFFKGAWSNVLRGMGGAFVLVLYDEIKKFV